Proteins from a single region of Gasterosteus aculeatus chromosome 20, fGasAcu3.hap1.1, whole genome shotgun sequence:
- the LOC120810493 gene encoding uncharacterized protein LOC120810493 isoform X5 — translation MLSCVIHVQWIPWLLKLLFSFNVSFQCAGTMWSAFMNGPGLPGGGGAGGGYVPSQGWEFVPCAGMERPDRGCGKSRSPLRSISSPPAVFSHIYESQLGASPGGAEGGAGTQLEIPRGQMWPGAEPQQQQQQTQHTRLKKKLEDLKKRHVQDKEGWTREKESLLREVADIQGGENRRILLELKTVLEEVQAEVKKEEEKRSELQLQYTRDRCAWDLEKAELKCRIAQLEDREGAGLMSGAAQSAADPSSAASQSGLRQRGETPTLRREREEQRRLLADTHSTAMDLRCRIEHNERDWSREKAELLDRFDVERREWERQLKDMQRKIEELYCDVRTKRDVQGSGRQGVNEDVHRLSVRSTSTGSSLLSDTEPLSSGSSQSPPVGHPPFPGFGPNADIRGSDFIGRDGHRSSFFPADGLCGYDVGGPTIQEDRSNRELAKELSSTWQQDSAPDGKEATGALERPAMFHGAPGCVVPQKNVSDCEQNIIHVHPEASDKKNTTALNAALKEIARASEELCSYQDEIKKKSVDKRNRTEAPSLSEEKGMLFGHDKTWLEVNHAPCDLSQIYDDLRALEKENWSPENTWRADRESIKSSTANAADPESRRETKTSPGLVSESDAACPPVPPRSSSCNLSSSLYPDTELYIPESPVTTVGKCHSPCVLVEKICSSPSIVRKFEAMLQENEGKVLMDGVLASGAVPANSECVNRGCCHNRWSCDASKFTSSKLSTYGTVQKSFSEVNIMTAAKGLRSDYCPGVGSLKSPELQIPQIVKELPLDLLLSSLEIPPAGSNLQGSRRNIMLEQKTAEFNRTLFQCEMGHGVEKQDSSTASDACPAETTPPRETAPRPLHTDVTTRVLDVYPDITLSLPTSNSTIRNPEAQSRRMRCRAEGQEVGMKQGIPSDPPSGQQQIGLKETTHRCEVKHKVQTAGSTSRKAQHRAAADAPFPEPVLSADAQPGPRRVDDDGSCSEKGNNPRGAKWARVGVSHRQPSAEHKQRQQAELGHESVPPPQSESARPGPRMMMMMNEHPWKALTLAAYPRPEGSRSNYGAVERILKNYESAARALQNQSLPNQMDSSPDDSSGGQEGNVTVPHMPGIDPLALPPTLRHAQTSNSSQKHSTAGVKEVHLTVQGQEDFRWNT, via the exons ATGCTCAGCTGTGTCATACACGTGCAATGGATACCCTGGCTTttaaagttgttgttttcttttaatgtttcatttcaatGCGCTGGGACAATGTGGAGTGCGTTTATGAACGGCCCGGGTCTGCCCGGCGGGGGCGGAGCCGGTGGCGGCTACGTCCCGTCGCAGGGATGGGAGTTTGTGCCGTGCGCCGGGATGGAGAGGCCGGATAGAGGCTGCGGGAAGAGTCGCAGCCCGTTGAGGAGTATCTCCTCTCCGCCCGCCGTCTTCAGCCACATATACGAGTCTCAGTTGGGTGCTTCACCGGGTGGAGCagaaggtggagcagggacACAGCTTGAGATCCCCAGGGGACAAATGTGGCCTGGTGCCgaacctcagcagcagcagcagcaaacacaacacACTCGGCTGAAAAAGAAACTTGAGGATTTGAAAAAGCGACACGTTCAGGATAAGGAAGGATGGACGCGGGAGAAGGAATCATTGTTGAGAGAAGTAGCTGACATACAA GGAGGAGAGAACAGGAGGATTCTGCTGGAACTGAAGACCGTTTTGGAGGAAGTGCAGGCGGAggtgaagaaagaggaggagaagaggagcgagCTCCAGCTGCAGTACACCAGAGACAGATGTGCCTGGGACCTGGAGAAGGCAGAGCTCAAATGCAGGATCGCACAG TTGGAGGATAGAGAAGGTGCCGGGTTGATGAGCGGTGCGGCGCAGTCGGCAGCGGATCCGAGCTCTGCGGCGTCACAGAGCGGCCTGAGGCAGCGCGGCGAGACACCAACGCTCCGCCGGGAGAGGGAAGAGCAGCGGAGGCTCCTGGCCGACACGCACTCAACAGCCATGGACCTGCGCTGTCGCATTGAGCACAACGAGAGGGACTGGTCGAGGGAGAAAGCAGAGCTGCTGGACAGATTTGACGTGGAGAGGAGGGAATGGGAGCGCCAGCTGAAGGATATGCAGAGGAAAATAGAAGAG CTGTACTGTGACGTGAGAACCAAGCGAGACGTGCAGGGCAGTGGGAGGCAAGGGGTCAATGAGGACGTACATAGGCTGAGCGTACGCTCCACCAGCACCGGCTCCAGTCTGCTCAGCGACACCGAGCCGctcagcagcggcagcagtcAGTCACCACCAGTCGGACACCCACCTTTCCCTGGTTTTGGTCCCAACGCAGACATCAGGGGCAGTGATTTTATCGGCAGAGATGGTCACCGCTCCAGCTTCTTCCCCGCAGACGGCCTTTGTGGATACGATGTTGGGGGTCCGACCATTCAGGAAGACCGTTCGAACCGTGAGCTGGCGAAGGAGTTAAGTTCCACTTGGCAGCAAGACTCGGCCCCTGATGGCAAAGAAGCCACGGGTGCATTAGAGCGGCCTGCTATGTTTCATGGAGCGCCTGGATGTGTAGTGCCACAGAAAAATGTCTCCGACTGTGAACAAAACATTATCCATGTTCATCCTGAAGCCAGCGACAAGAAGAACACCACTGCCCTCAATGCT GCTCTCAAGGAGATCGCCCGTGCAAGTGAGGAGCTTTGCAGCTACCAAGATGAGATCAAAAAGAAGAGTGTAGATAAGAG GAATCGAACCGAAGCCCCGAGCCTCTCTGAGGAGAAAGGGATGTTGTTTGGCCATGACAAAACCTGGCTCGAGGTCAATCACGCTCCTTGCGACCTGAGTCAGATTTACGATGACCTTCGGGCCTTGGAGAAGGAAAACTGGTCACCAGAAAACACCTGGAGGGCAGATAGAGAGTCAATCAAATCCTCGACAGCAAACGCTGCAGATCCAGAGAGCCgaagagaaacaaagacaaGCCCTGGATTAGTCTCAGAGAGCGATGCAGCATGTCCACCCGtccctcctcgctcctcctcctgcaatcTGAGCTCCTCCCTTTATCCAGACACGGAACTTTACATCCCAGAGTCCCCCGTCACGACAGTGGGGAAGTGTCACAGCCCCTGTGTTCTAGTTGAGAAAATATGCAGCAGCCCATCTATTGTCAGGAAATTTGAGGCCATGCTACAAGAAAATGAAGGAAAGGTTTTGATGGACGGTGTTTTAGCTTCGGGCGCTGTACCTGCTAACTCTGAATGTGTTAACAGGGGCTGCTGTCACAATCGCTGGTCCTGTGATGCAAGCAAGTTCACAAGCAGCAAGCTGTCCACATATGGGACTGTCCAGAAAAGCTTCTCTGAAGTCAACATAATGACTGCTGCCAAAGGCTTGCGCTCGGATTACTGCCCTGGTGTTGGGAGCCTAAAAAGCCCAGAGCTACAAATACCTCAGATTGTCAAAGAATTACCTTTAGATTTGCTCTTGTCCTCTCTTGAAATACCGCCTGCTGGCTCCAACCTCCAGGGCTCCAGAAGAAACATAATGCTGGAACAGAAAACGGCCGAATTCAACAGAACTTTGTTTCAGTGTGAGATGGGCCACGGCGTAGAGAAACAGGACAGTTCTACAGCATCGGATGCCTGCCCAGCTGAGACAACACCTCCCAGGGAGACAGCACCTAGGCCACTCCACACTGATGTCACCACTAGAGTTCTGGATGTGTATCCTGACATCACATTATCTCTTCCCACCTCAAATTCCACCATTCGGAACCCCGAGGCCCAGTCAAGACGAATGAGATGTCGTGCTGAAGGTCAGGAGGTCGGAATGAAGCAGGGAATCCCTTCTGACCCTCCATCTGGGCAGCAACAGATTGGACTCAAGGAGACAACACACCGTTGTGAGGTCAAGCACAAAGTTCAAACAGCAGGCAGCACCTCCAGGAAAGCACAACACAGAGCGGCCGCGGATGCTCCGTTTCCTGAGCCCGTCTTGTCTGCAGATGCCCAGCCTGGTCCGAGGAGGGTGGATGACGACGGCTCGTGCTCCGAGAAGGGGAATAATCCCCGCGGAGCAAAGTGGGCCCGAGTCGGTGTCTCTCACCGGCAGCCGTCTGCTGAGCACAAACAGAGACAGCAGGCAGAGCTCGGCCACGAGTCCGTTCCTCCTCCCCAGTCAGAGTCCGCCAGACCCGGGCCtcggatgatgatgatgatgaatgaacaTCCCTGGAAGGCACTCACCCTGGCTGCGTACCCGCGGCCCGAGGGCTCAAGATCCAACTACGGGGCAGTGGAGAGGATTCTGAAGAATTACGAGAGTGCAGCCCGGGCTCTCCAGAACCAAAGCCTACCCAACCAGATGGATTCCAGTCCCGACGATTCCAGCGGTGGGCAGGAGGGGAACGTGACGGTGCCGCACATGCCGGGCATTGACCCGCTGGCTTTACCTCCCACTCTGAGACATGCACAGACTTCAAACTCCTCACAGAAGCACAGCACCGCGGGGGTGAAAGAGGTCCATCTAACAGTGCAG GGTCAAGAAGACTTCCGATGGAACACGTGA
- the LOC120810493 gene encoding uncharacterized protein LOC120810493 isoform X3: MLSCVIHVQWIPWLLKLLFSFNVSFQCAGTMWSAFMNGPGLPGGGGAGGGYVPSQGWEFVPCAGMERPDRGCGKSRSPLRSISSPPAVFSHIYESQLGASPGGAEGGAGTQLEIPRGQMWPGAEPQQQQQQTQHTRLKKKLEDLKKRHVQDKEGWTREKESLLREVADIQGGENRRILLELKTVLEEVQAEVKKEEEKRSELQLQYTRDRCAWDLEKAELKCRIAQQVAVVTPLPLYPLFHSVTHRVSTSMRSWFLGKDVHACMDGGRYPSAPIGGCGGKSQRQRKKKLEDREGAGLMSGAAQSAADPSSAASQSGLRQRGETPTLRREREEQRRLLADTHSTAMDLRCRIEHNERDWSREKAELLDRFDVERREWERQLKDMQRKIEELYCDVRTKRDVQGSGRQGVNEDVHRLSVRSTSTGSSLLSDTEPLSSGSSQSPPVGHPPFPGFGPNADIRGSDFIGRDGHRSSFFPADGLCGYDVGGPTIQEDRSNRELAKELSSTWQQDSAPDGKEATGALERPAMFHGAPGCVVPQKNVSDCEQNIIHVHPEASDKKNTTALNAALKEIARASEELCSYQDEIKKKSVDKRNRTEAPSLSEEKGMLFGHDKTWLEVNHAPCDLSQIYDDLRALEKENWSPENTWRADRESIKSSTANAADPESRRETKTSPGLVSESDAACPPVPPRSSSCNLSSSLYPDTELYIPESPVTTVGKCHSPCVLVEKICSSPSIVRKFEAMLQENEGKVLMDGVLASGAVPANSECVNRGCCHNRWSCDASKFTSSKLSTYGTVQKSFSEVNIMTAAKGLRSDYCPGVGSLKSPELQIPQIVKELPLDLLLSSLEIPPAGSNLQGSRRNIMLEQKTAEFNRTLFQCEMGHGVEKQDSSTASDACPAETTPPRETAPRPLHTDVTTRVLDVYPDITLSLPTSNSTIRNPEAQSRRMRCRAEGQEVGMKQGIPSDPPSGQQQIGLKETTHRCEVKHKVQTAGSTSRKAQHRAAADAPFPEPVLSADAQPGPRRVDDDGSCSEKGNNPRGAKWARVGVSHRQPSAEHKQRQQAELGHESVPPPQSESARPGPRMMMMMNEHPWKALTLAAYPRPEGSRSNYGAVERILKNYESAARALQNQSLPNQMDSSPDDSSGGQEGNVTVPHMPGIDPLALPPTLRHAQTSNSSQKHSTAGVKEVHLTVQGQEDFRWNT, translated from the exons ATGCTCAGCTGTGTCATACACGTGCAATGGATACCCTGGCTTttaaagttgttgttttcttttaatgtttcatttcaatGCGCTGGGACAATGTGGAGTGCGTTTATGAACGGCCCGGGTCTGCCCGGCGGGGGCGGAGCCGGTGGCGGCTACGTCCCGTCGCAGGGATGGGAGTTTGTGCCGTGCGCCGGGATGGAGAGGCCGGATAGAGGCTGCGGGAAGAGTCGCAGCCCGTTGAGGAGTATCTCCTCTCCGCCCGCCGTCTTCAGCCACATATACGAGTCTCAGTTGGGTGCTTCACCGGGTGGAGCagaaggtggagcagggacACAGCTTGAGATCCCCAGGGGACAAATGTGGCCTGGTGCCgaacctcagcagcagcagcagcaaacacaacacACTCGGCTGAAAAAGAAACTTGAGGATTTGAAAAAGCGACACGTTCAGGATAAGGAAGGATGGACGCGGGAGAAGGAATCATTGTTGAGAGAAGTAGCTGACATACAA GGAGGAGAGAACAGGAGGATTCTGCTGGAACTGAAGACCGTTTTGGAGGAAGTGCAGGCGGAggtgaagaaagaggaggagaagaggagcgagCTCCAGCTGCAGTACACCAGAGACAGATGTGCCTGGGACCTGGAGAAGGCAGAGCTCAAATGCAGGATCGCACAG CAGGTGGCCGTGGTGACACCGTTACCTTTATATCCACTCTTCCACTCAGTGACACACAGGGTGTCCACGAGTATGAGGAGTTGGTTCCTTGGGAAGGACGTGCACGCGTGCATGG ACGGTGGACGTTACCCATCAGCACCCATTGGTGGATGTGGAGGGAAAAGccagaggcagagaaaaaaaaag TTGGAGGATAGAGAAGGTGCCGGGTTGATGAGCGGTGCGGCGCAGTCGGCAGCGGATCCGAGCTCTGCGGCGTCACAGAGCGGCCTGAGGCAGCGCGGCGAGACACCAACGCTCCGCCGGGAGAGGGAAGAGCAGCGGAGGCTCCTGGCCGACACGCACTCAACAGCCATGGACCTGCGCTGTCGCATTGAGCACAACGAGAGGGACTGGTCGAGGGAGAAAGCAGAGCTGCTGGACAGATTTGACGTGGAGAGGAGGGAATGGGAGCGCCAGCTGAAGGATATGCAGAGGAAAATAGAAGAG CTGTACTGTGACGTGAGAACCAAGCGAGACGTGCAGGGCAGTGGGAGGCAAGGGGTCAATGAGGACGTACATAGGCTGAGCGTACGCTCCACCAGCACCGGCTCCAGTCTGCTCAGCGACACCGAGCCGctcagcagcggcagcagtcAGTCACCACCAGTCGGACACCCACCTTTCCCTGGTTTTGGTCCCAACGCAGACATCAGGGGCAGTGATTTTATCGGCAGAGATGGTCACCGCTCCAGCTTCTTCCCCGCAGACGGCCTTTGTGGATACGATGTTGGGGGTCCGACCATTCAGGAAGACCGTTCGAACCGTGAGCTGGCGAAGGAGTTAAGTTCCACTTGGCAGCAAGACTCGGCCCCTGATGGCAAAGAAGCCACGGGTGCATTAGAGCGGCCTGCTATGTTTCATGGAGCGCCTGGATGTGTAGTGCCACAGAAAAATGTCTCCGACTGTGAACAAAACATTATCCATGTTCATCCTGAAGCCAGCGACAAGAAGAACACCACTGCCCTCAATGCT GCTCTCAAGGAGATCGCCCGTGCAAGTGAGGAGCTTTGCAGCTACCAAGATGAGATCAAAAAGAAGAGTGTAGATAAGAG GAATCGAACCGAAGCCCCGAGCCTCTCTGAGGAGAAAGGGATGTTGTTTGGCCATGACAAAACCTGGCTCGAGGTCAATCACGCTCCTTGCGACCTGAGTCAGATTTACGATGACCTTCGGGCCTTGGAGAAGGAAAACTGGTCACCAGAAAACACCTGGAGGGCAGATAGAGAGTCAATCAAATCCTCGACAGCAAACGCTGCAGATCCAGAGAGCCgaagagaaacaaagacaaGCCCTGGATTAGTCTCAGAGAGCGATGCAGCATGTCCACCCGtccctcctcgctcctcctcctgcaatcTGAGCTCCTCCCTTTATCCAGACACGGAACTTTACATCCCAGAGTCCCCCGTCACGACAGTGGGGAAGTGTCACAGCCCCTGTGTTCTAGTTGAGAAAATATGCAGCAGCCCATCTATTGTCAGGAAATTTGAGGCCATGCTACAAGAAAATGAAGGAAAGGTTTTGATGGACGGTGTTTTAGCTTCGGGCGCTGTACCTGCTAACTCTGAATGTGTTAACAGGGGCTGCTGTCACAATCGCTGGTCCTGTGATGCAAGCAAGTTCACAAGCAGCAAGCTGTCCACATATGGGACTGTCCAGAAAAGCTTCTCTGAAGTCAACATAATGACTGCTGCCAAAGGCTTGCGCTCGGATTACTGCCCTGGTGTTGGGAGCCTAAAAAGCCCAGAGCTACAAATACCTCAGATTGTCAAAGAATTACCTTTAGATTTGCTCTTGTCCTCTCTTGAAATACCGCCTGCTGGCTCCAACCTCCAGGGCTCCAGAAGAAACATAATGCTGGAACAGAAAACGGCCGAATTCAACAGAACTTTGTTTCAGTGTGAGATGGGCCACGGCGTAGAGAAACAGGACAGTTCTACAGCATCGGATGCCTGCCCAGCTGAGACAACACCTCCCAGGGAGACAGCACCTAGGCCACTCCACACTGATGTCACCACTAGAGTTCTGGATGTGTATCCTGACATCACATTATCTCTTCCCACCTCAAATTCCACCATTCGGAACCCCGAGGCCCAGTCAAGACGAATGAGATGTCGTGCTGAAGGTCAGGAGGTCGGAATGAAGCAGGGAATCCCTTCTGACCCTCCATCTGGGCAGCAACAGATTGGACTCAAGGAGACAACACACCGTTGTGAGGTCAAGCACAAAGTTCAAACAGCAGGCAGCACCTCCAGGAAAGCACAACACAGAGCGGCCGCGGATGCTCCGTTTCCTGAGCCCGTCTTGTCTGCAGATGCCCAGCCTGGTCCGAGGAGGGTGGATGACGACGGCTCGTGCTCCGAGAAGGGGAATAATCCCCGCGGAGCAAAGTGGGCCCGAGTCGGTGTCTCTCACCGGCAGCCGTCTGCTGAGCACAAACAGAGACAGCAGGCAGAGCTCGGCCACGAGTCCGTTCCTCCTCCCCAGTCAGAGTCCGCCAGACCCGGGCCtcggatgatgatgatgatgaatgaacaTCCCTGGAAGGCACTCACCCTGGCTGCGTACCCGCGGCCCGAGGGCTCAAGATCCAACTACGGGGCAGTGGAGAGGATTCTGAAGAATTACGAGAGTGCAGCCCGGGCTCTCCAGAACCAAAGCCTACCCAACCAGATGGATTCCAGTCCCGACGATTCCAGCGGTGGGCAGGAGGGGAACGTGACGGTGCCGCACATGCCGGGCATTGACCCGCTGGCTTTACCTCCCACTCTGAGACATGCACAGACTTCAAACTCCTCACAGAAGCACAGCACCGCGGGGGTGAAAGAGGTCCATCTAACAGTGCAG GGTCAAGAAGACTTCCGATGGAACACGTGA
- the LOC120810493 gene encoding uncharacterized protein KIAA0408 isoform X4: MLSCVIHVQWIPWLLKLLFSFNVSFQCAGTMWSAFMNGPGLPGGGGAGGGYVPSQGWEFVPCAGMERPDRGCGKSRSPLRSISSPPAVFSHIYESQLGASPGGAEGGAGTQLEIPRGQMWPGAEPQQQQQQTQHTRLKKKLEDLKKRHVQDKEGWTREKESLLREVADIQGGENRRILLELKTVLEEVQAEVKKEEEKRSELQLQYTRDRCAWDLEKAELKCRIAQLEDREGAGLMSGAAQSAADPSSAASQSGLRQRGETPTLRREREEQRRLLADTHSTAMDLRCRIEHNERDWSREKAELLDRFDVERREWERQLKDMQRKIEELYCDVRTKRDVQGSGRQGVNEDVHRLSVRSTSTGSSLLSDTEPLSSGSSQSPPVGHPPFPGFGPNADIRGSDFIGRDGHRSSFFPADGLCGYDVGGPTIQEDRSNRELAKELSSTWQQDSAPDGKEATGALERPAMFHGAPGCVVPQKNVSDCEQNIIHVHPEASDKKNTTALNAALKEIARASEELCSYQDEIKKKSVDKRNRTEAPSLSEEKGMLFGHDKTWLEVNHAPCDLSQIYDDLRALEKENWSPENTWRADRESIKSSTANAADPESRRETKTSPGLVSESDAACPPVPPRSSSCNLSSSLYPDTELYIPESPVTTVGKCHSPCVLVEKICSSPSIVRKFEAMLQENEGKVLMDGVLASGAVPANSECVNRGCCHNRWSCDASKFTSSKLSTYGTVQKSFSEVNIMTAAKGLRSDYCPGVGSLKSPELQIPQIVKELPLDLLLSSLEIPPAGSNLQGSRRNIMLEQKTAEFNRTLFQCEMGHGVEKQDSSTASDACPAETTPPRETAPRPLHTDVTTRVLDVYPDITLSLPTSNSTIRNPEAQSRRMRCRAEGQEVGMKQGIPSDPPSGQQQIGLKETTHRCEVKHKVQTAGSTSRKAQHRAAADAPFPEPVLSADAQPGPRRVDDDGSCSEKGNNPRGAKWARVGVSHRQPSAEHKQRQQAELGHESVPPPQSESARPGPRMMMMMNEHPWKALTLAAYPRPEGSRSNYGAVERILKNYESAARALQNQSLPNQMDSSPDDSSGGQEGNVTVPHMPGIDPLALPPTLRHAQTSNSSQKHSTAGVKEVHLTVQKNHVASVSPSLQKNFSRPARPANRRLPTRWAKGSPTPSSSTSSSSSSPTAPPVVASSFGLRKHSSSFTYSHAFHIKTVII, encoded by the exons ATGCTCAGCTGTGTCATACACGTGCAATGGATACCCTGGCTTttaaagttgttgttttcttttaatgtttcatttcaatGCGCTGGGACAATGTGGAGTGCGTTTATGAACGGCCCGGGTCTGCCCGGCGGGGGCGGAGCCGGTGGCGGCTACGTCCCGTCGCAGGGATGGGAGTTTGTGCCGTGCGCCGGGATGGAGAGGCCGGATAGAGGCTGCGGGAAGAGTCGCAGCCCGTTGAGGAGTATCTCCTCTCCGCCCGCCGTCTTCAGCCACATATACGAGTCTCAGTTGGGTGCTTCACCGGGTGGAGCagaaggtggagcagggacACAGCTTGAGATCCCCAGGGGACAAATGTGGCCTGGTGCCgaacctcagcagcagcagcagcaaacacaacacACTCGGCTGAAAAAGAAACTTGAGGATTTGAAAAAGCGACACGTTCAGGATAAGGAAGGATGGACGCGGGAGAAGGAATCATTGTTGAGAGAAGTAGCTGACATACAA GGAGGAGAGAACAGGAGGATTCTGCTGGAACTGAAGACCGTTTTGGAGGAAGTGCAGGCGGAggtgaagaaagaggaggagaagaggagcgagCTCCAGCTGCAGTACACCAGAGACAGATGTGCCTGGGACCTGGAGAAGGCAGAGCTCAAATGCAGGATCGCACAG TTGGAGGATAGAGAAGGTGCCGGGTTGATGAGCGGTGCGGCGCAGTCGGCAGCGGATCCGAGCTCTGCGGCGTCACAGAGCGGCCTGAGGCAGCGCGGCGAGACACCAACGCTCCGCCGGGAGAGGGAAGAGCAGCGGAGGCTCCTGGCCGACACGCACTCAACAGCCATGGACCTGCGCTGTCGCATTGAGCACAACGAGAGGGACTGGTCGAGGGAGAAAGCAGAGCTGCTGGACAGATTTGACGTGGAGAGGAGGGAATGGGAGCGCCAGCTGAAGGATATGCAGAGGAAAATAGAAGAG CTGTACTGTGACGTGAGAACCAAGCGAGACGTGCAGGGCAGTGGGAGGCAAGGGGTCAATGAGGACGTACATAGGCTGAGCGTACGCTCCACCAGCACCGGCTCCAGTCTGCTCAGCGACACCGAGCCGctcagcagcggcagcagtcAGTCACCACCAGTCGGACACCCACCTTTCCCTGGTTTTGGTCCCAACGCAGACATCAGGGGCAGTGATTTTATCGGCAGAGATGGTCACCGCTCCAGCTTCTTCCCCGCAGACGGCCTTTGTGGATACGATGTTGGGGGTCCGACCATTCAGGAAGACCGTTCGAACCGTGAGCTGGCGAAGGAGTTAAGTTCCACTTGGCAGCAAGACTCGGCCCCTGATGGCAAAGAAGCCACGGGTGCATTAGAGCGGCCTGCTATGTTTCATGGAGCGCCTGGATGTGTAGTGCCACAGAAAAATGTCTCCGACTGTGAACAAAACATTATCCATGTTCATCCTGAAGCCAGCGACAAGAAGAACACCACTGCCCTCAATGCT GCTCTCAAGGAGATCGCCCGTGCAAGTGAGGAGCTTTGCAGCTACCAAGATGAGATCAAAAAGAAGAGTGTAGATAAGAG GAATCGAACCGAAGCCCCGAGCCTCTCTGAGGAGAAAGGGATGTTGTTTGGCCATGACAAAACCTGGCTCGAGGTCAATCACGCTCCTTGCGACCTGAGTCAGATTTACGATGACCTTCGGGCCTTGGAGAAGGAAAACTGGTCACCAGAAAACACCTGGAGGGCAGATAGAGAGTCAATCAAATCCTCGACAGCAAACGCTGCAGATCCAGAGAGCCgaagagaaacaaagacaaGCCCTGGATTAGTCTCAGAGAGCGATGCAGCATGTCCACCCGtccctcctcgctcctcctcctgcaatcTGAGCTCCTCCCTTTATCCAGACACGGAACTTTACATCCCAGAGTCCCCCGTCACGACAGTGGGGAAGTGTCACAGCCCCTGTGTTCTAGTTGAGAAAATATGCAGCAGCCCATCTATTGTCAGGAAATTTGAGGCCATGCTACAAGAAAATGAAGGAAAGGTTTTGATGGACGGTGTTTTAGCTTCGGGCGCTGTACCTGCTAACTCTGAATGTGTTAACAGGGGCTGCTGTCACAATCGCTGGTCCTGTGATGCAAGCAAGTTCACAAGCAGCAAGCTGTCCACATATGGGACTGTCCAGAAAAGCTTCTCTGAAGTCAACATAATGACTGCTGCCAAAGGCTTGCGCTCGGATTACTGCCCTGGTGTTGGGAGCCTAAAAAGCCCAGAGCTACAAATACCTCAGATTGTCAAAGAATTACCTTTAGATTTGCTCTTGTCCTCTCTTGAAATACCGCCTGCTGGCTCCAACCTCCAGGGCTCCAGAAGAAACATAATGCTGGAACAGAAAACGGCCGAATTCAACAGAACTTTGTTTCAGTGTGAGATGGGCCACGGCGTAGAGAAACAGGACAGTTCTACAGCATCGGATGCCTGCCCAGCTGAGACAACACCTCCCAGGGAGACAGCACCTAGGCCACTCCACACTGATGTCACCACTAGAGTTCTGGATGTGTATCCTGACATCACATTATCTCTTCCCACCTCAAATTCCACCATTCGGAACCCCGAGGCCCAGTCAAGACGAATGAGATGTCGTGCTGAAGGTCAGGAGGTCGGAATGAAGCAGGGAATCCCTTCTGACCCTCCATCTGGGCAGCAACAGATTGGACTCAAGGAGACAACACACCGTTGTGAGGTCAAGCACAAAGTTCAAACAGCAGGCAGCACCTCCAGGAAAGCACAACACAGAGCGGCCGCGGATGCTCCGTTTCCTGAGCCCGTCTTGTCTGCAGATGCCCAGCCTGGTCCGAGGAGGGTGGATGACGACGGCTCGTGCTCCGAGAAGGGGAATAATCCCCGCGGAGCAAAGTGGGCCCGAGTCGGTGTCTCTCACCGGCAGCCGTCTGCTGAGCACAAACAGAGACAGCAGGCAGAGCTCGGCCACGAGTCCGTTCCTCCTCCCCAGTCAGAGTCCGCCAGACCCGGGCCtcggatgatgatgatgatgaatgaacaTCCCTGGAAGGCACTCACCCTGGCTGCGTACCCGCGGCCCGAGGGCTCAAGATCCAACTACGGGGCAGTGGAGAGGATTCTGAAGAATTACGAGAGTGCAGCCCGGGCTCTCCAGAACCAAAGCCTACCCAACCAGATGGATTCCAGTCCCGACGATTCCAGCGGTGGGCAGGAGGGGAACGTGACGGTGCCGCACATGCCGGGCATTGACCCGCTGGCTTTACCTCCCACTCTGAGACATGCACAGACTTCAAACTCCTCACAGAAGCACAGCACCGCGGGGGTGAAAGAGGTCCATCTAACAGTGCAG AAGAACCACGTGGCATCCGTCTCCCCCTCGCTTCAGAAGAACTTCTCCCGGCCGGCCCGTCCAGCCAACCGCCGCCTCCCCACCCGATGGGCCAAGGGCTCCCCgactccgtcctcctccacctcctcctcctcctcctctcccactgcCCCTCCTGTTGTGGCTTCATCCTTCGGCCTCCGGAAACACAGTTCCTCTTTTACCTACTCGCACGCCTTTCACATCAAAACCGTGATTATTTGA